The sequence below is a genomic window from Flavobacterium lipolyticum.
AACATTATTACCGGAGGTTTTGGAGCCCGATATTTTGGTGCCGGAGGTTCTACACGATACAGACAAGATCGGGTTACGGTATATTTAAGATTGGTTTCCACCTCAAACGGAAAAATACTAAACACGGTTTACGTTTCTAAGACCATTTTATCACAAAGTATAGACGCCAGTTTATTTCGATACGTAAATCTAAATCGACTTTTGGAAGTAGAAACCGGTTTTACCAGAAATGAACCCATTCAGCTGGCAGTTACCGAAGCCATAGAAAAAGCCGTTGAAGGTCTTATTGTACAAGGAATCAAAGACAAGCTTTGGGAAGTGAATGCGCCTCAAAATCAAATCGATGCTTTTGTATCAGCCTATGATGCAGAAAAAAGCGAAGCCGATCTGGCACAATTATACGATAGAAATTTAGAAGACAAAAGAGGCCTTTTTGGTATAGAGGTTTCCGGAGGAACAGCCATTATACAGGGCGATTATAAAAGTCCGGAGCCGGCACCAATGACCAGAGGAGCGGTGAAATATTTTTTCACTCCGGCTTTTAATATAAGTGCCTCGGCCAATGCGTTCAAAATTGCGAATAAAGGAAGAGACAAATTAGGATATATATCTACAGATCTCAATCTCGAATTTATCATATTACCTCACGATATCCTGACTCCATTTGTTTTTGGTGGTTACGGATTTGAATTTAATAAGAAATATAAAAATTTTCATAGTAAAGTTCAGTTTGGAGGTGGTTTAGAATATATGGCGACCAGTAGTTTGGGAGTGAAATTATTCGCAGAATATAATATGACCTTTAGCGACAATGTTGATTATATCGTAAGAGGTAAAAGAGATGATTATTACTGGAGACTTGGTTTGGGACTCACTTATTACTTTCCAAAAAGTACCAATCACAAGAAAAGATAGTTCGCCAATAGAAGGTGAAAGAACAATATTTTTTCAATAAAAAATATAGAAAAAGTCAATATAAGTTTAACAAAATCAAGACCGCAATGAAAATAGGACTAAAAATATTGATATGCTTTATGCTTTTGGTTTCTTGTAGTGAAGATCAAATCGATGAAACAGGAACGGGAGCAGTAAAAGGAAGAGTAGTAGATGCCCGAACATATGAAGGAATAGAAAACGCACGTGTTTCTTCAAGCCCAACTACGAGTACCGTATTTACGGATAAAGACGGATATTTCGAGATAAATAATATAACAATGGGAAAATATTCTTTTCAGGCCCAAAAAGATGGCTTTACCGCCAGATTTGAACCTGCGACTGTTGAGAAAGACATAACAGTTCAGATTATTTTTGAGTTACAAGTGTCAACTGCCAACAATAAACCACCAGATGTTCCCATATTAACCGCACCTACAGACAATGCTACAGGGCAATCGCTAACACTAGATTTAACCTGGACAGCAAAAGATCCGGAATCAGATCCGATGACCTATACCGTTACGGTGAAAAACGGAACAACAGACGAAACGAAAACCTATGCCAATTTAAAAGACACAAAACTTAATATTTCAGGTTTAAGTTTTAGCACGAAATACTATTGGCAGGTAACAGCCGATGATGGAATTAATAAACCAGTAAATAGTGTCACAAACTCCTTTACGACTTTAGCATTTCCAAATCCGAGATATTTGTATGTTAAAAAAGTAAAAAATAACAATGTCATTTATACAGCCGATGAAGCCGGAAACGAACTTCAATTGTCATCTGCCGAAGTAAACAGCTACAGACCTAGAAAAAATTTAAGCATCAACAGAATTGCTTATATAAGTTCTGACGGATCATTAAATCAAATTTTTACAATGAATCCGGATGGTACTGATGTCAAAAAAATTACAAACTTTATACCTATTGCAGGATTTAATATGGAGTATGTTAATTATTGCTGGAGCACCAACGGAAGACAAATTATTTATCCAAATTTTGACAGATTGTATCGTATTGATTCTGACGGATCGGGATTGATTCAATTGTTTAAAACGCCAAACGGAAAATTCATTTCCGAATGTGAATGGAGTCAGGACGGGTCACAAATTGTACTTAAAGTAAATGATATGTCGGGATACAATGTTGAGATATATGTGATCAATACCGCCGGTGATGTATTGTATCAGGTACTTTCCGGAGTAACGGGTGGAGCAAGCGGTCTTAGTATTTCTGTAGACAATAGTAAAATTGCCTATACCAGAGATATTTCAGGATTCGAAAATTCGACTTACAGACGATTAGACTCCAGAATATTTATTTACACAGCTGCGGATAATACTTCAACCGAATTGGCAAGTCAAAAACCAAATGGATTTAATGATTTGGATGTAAAATTCTCTCCAAATGAAGCAGAGCTGATCTATGTCAATACATCAAATGATGGTTTATCAGCCAACACGATACAAAAAGTCACGATTTCCAGCAGCAATAGTAATGGTTCCAGAACAACACTATTTCAGAACGCCTCAATGCCGGATTGGAGGTAAAATACTAAAAACTTAATTTTTGATAACCAATTTTATAGAAAAAAATCGGCAGTGCCTAAAAGCCTGCCGATTTTTTTTGCGAATCAGAGATACGAATCAATCAAAGAATTAAAAAAAGGGATTATCTTTGCACCACATCAACACAAACTAAGTTACATGAGTTCAGATTCTAGCAAAAGGTACGCACAAAGAGGTGTTTCGGCATCAAAAGAAGACGTACACAACGCCATAAAAAATATTGATAAAGGTTTATTCCCGCAGGCATTTTGTAAAATTGTACCTGATTATTTAACGCAAGACCAGGAGCACTGTTTGATTATGCATGCCGACGGTGCCGGTACAAAATCATCATTAGCCTATATGTACTGGAAAGAAACCGGTGATATTTCGGTTTGGAAAGGAATTGCTCAGGATGCTTTAATCATGAATATCGATGACTTATTGTGTGTAGGAGCAACCGATAATATTTTGCTTTCTTCAACAATTGGAAGAAATAAAAACTTAATCCCTGCTGAGGTTATTTCAGCAATCATCAACGGTACAGAAGAATTAATCAACGAACTAAAATCGTTTGGAGTAACCATTCATTCAACAGGAGGAGAAACTGCCGATGTTGGTGATGTTGTCCGTACTATTATTGTAGATTCTACTGTAACAGCCCGTATGAAGCGCAGCGATGTGGTAGATAATGCCAACATAAAAGCAGGTGACGTAATTGTTGGTTTGGCTTCTTTTGGGCAGGCAACTTACGAGAAAAGCTATAACGGGGGAATGGGAAGTAACGGATTAACCTCTGCCCGTCACGATGTTTTTGGAAAATACCTGGCAGCAAAATACCCGGAGAGTTATGATGCAGCAGTGCCCGAAGAATTAATCTATTCAGGTCAGGTAAATTTAACCGATGCTGTCGAAAACAGTCCAATAAATGCAGGACAGCTGGTACTTTCGCCAACCAGAACGTATGCACCAATTATCAAGAAAATCTTAGATACCTATACACCAGCTGATATTCACGGAATTGTACATTGCAGTGGAGGAGCTCAGACAAAGATTTTACATTTCGTTCAGAACTTACACATTATAAAAGACAATTTATTTCCGGTTCCGCCATTGTTCCAATTAATTCAGGAGCAATCTAAAACCGATTGGAAAGAAATGTATCAGGTTTTCAATTGCGGTCACCGTATGGAGCTTTATGTTCCCGAAAATATTGTACAAGATATTATTGCAATTTCAAAATCATTCAATGTCGACGCACAAATCGTGGGTAGAGTAGAAGCAGCAGACACTAAAAAGCTTACCATTACCAGCGAGTACGGAACATTCGAATATTAATATTTTTTGAGTTACAAAAGTTCAAAGGTTCTGAGTGGCAAAGGTTTCTATACCGGAGTTTACAACAGAACCTTTTTTATTAATCATTAGCTTTTTTAGGAGCTAATCCCGCTATTCGTTATAATCTTTTGTGCCGAACCCCGTCACAAAAGGATTTTCACTGCTATCGGGGCTAAAAAAAACATCAAGCTATGTATGAATTACTTTTTTGGAGATATTTAGAAGAGGTTTATCTGAACCATCATGAAGTTTATGAGGCCCTTGTGGAAAAAGAAGAAGTAGACGGTCTTGCAACACTTCCTGTTGAGGTCATTATCAACAGAATCAATTCCGTTTTTTCCCAATGGGAACGAGTGGACGAAAACAGCTGGAAAAACAGCACAGGAAAAGGTGCTTTCCAGGTAATTACAACACCACAAAGTATCAAAATTGATTGTTATGGAACCGAAGGAAAAACCATGAATACACTGGTTTCCCTGATGGAAGAATTCAAATGTCCGTTATACGACCCGCAAGTTCCCGAGCGTTATGACGAAATGAATGAATAAACCATCATTTCCTATAATACTCGGCGAATCTCTGTGCAAAACTTAATGTCTCTCTGTGAAATAATTTTTAGATAAAGTAGATAGAAAACTTTATAGTGAGCAGCTCAAAAAATGAATTCATGACCACATCAAATTTTAATTTTTCCGATACTATAATTTTAGAAGACGATTCTGTTTTATTACGTCCTTTGCAAGAATCAGATGCCGATAATTTATTGGAAATCTCTGTTAACGAACCCGAAACCTGGAAATACTCCTTAGTAGGTGCAGACGGAAAAGAAAATCTGATCAACTATATCCAACTGGCGGTAAAAGGGCGAGAAAATCAAAAAGAATTTCCGTTTATAGTTTTCGATAAAAAAACACAAAAATATGCAGGTTCAACCCGTTTCTACGACATGAATCTGGAGTATAAATCACTGCAGCTGGGATATACCTGGTACGGATCGGCTTTTAGAGGAACCGGGCTTAACAAACATTGTAAATTCTTATTACTGCAATTTGCCTTTGAAACCCTTGGTGTGGAACGTGTAGAATTTCGTGCCGATAATAATAATGAACGCAGTATCGCCGCCATGAAAAGTATCGGATGTAAGGTTGAAGGTGTCTTACGCAGTCATATGCCTACTGCCAATAGTGATATACGTCGCGATTCTATTGTGTTGAGCATCCTGCAAAACGAATGGTTTGATGAGGTAAAGGAAAATCTAAAGCGTAAGCTTTAAAAAGAGGCGCTAGCCTCGACCCATATTGTAGGGCCGGATTTTAATCCGGTTTAAACGTCGCAAGAGCAAAAGAAGAACCATCAGTTCGGTCCATTTTACAAACTCATCGCAAACGTATAATTTGTTTTTAAAAAATACCGTCATTGTAATATGTGTCGTTCCTACGGAACTCTTGAACGTGTCGTATGATTTTTTCAACGGATCGAAATCCGTTGCTATAAATAGGTCGTTCCTTCGGAACTCTTGAACGTGTTGTATGATTTTTTCAACGGATTGAAATCCATTGCTATAAATATGTCGTTCCTTCGGAACTCTTGAACGTGTTGTATGATTTTTTCAACGGATTGAAATCCGTTGCCATAAATATGTTGTTCCTACGGGACTCTTGAACGTGTTGTATGATTTTTTCAACGGATCGAAATCCGTTGCTATAGATATGTCGTTCCTTCGGAACTCTTGAACGTGTCGTATATTTTTTCAACGGATTGAAAACCATTGCTATAAATATGTCGTTCCTTCGGAACTCTTGAACGTGTTGTATGATTTTTTCAACGGATTGAAATCCGTTGCCATAAATATGTTGTTCCTTCGGAACTCTTGAACGTGTTGTATGATTTTTTCAACGGATCGAAATCCATTGCTATAAATATGTCGTTCCTTCGGAACTCTTGAACGTGTTGTATGATTTTTTCAACGGATTGAAATCCGTTGCCATAAATATGTTGTTCCTACGGAACTCTTGAACGTGTTGTATGATTTTTTAAACGGATCGAAATCCGTTGCTATAAATATGTCGTTCCTTCGGAACTCTTGAACGTGTTGTATGATTTTTTCAACGGATTGAAATCCATTGCTATAAATATGCCGTTCCTTCGGAACTCTTGAACGTGTTGTGTGATTTTTTCAACGGATCGAAATCCATTGCTATAAATATGTCGTTCCTTCGGAACTCTTGAACGTGTTGTATGATTTTTTCAACGTATCGAAATCCGTTGCCATAAATATGTTGTTCCTTCGGAACTCTTGAACGTGTTGTATGATTTTTTCAACGGATCGAAATCCGTTGCTATAAATATGTCGTTCCTTCGGAACTCTTGAACGTGTTGTGTGATTTTTTCAACGGATTGAAAACCATTGCTATAGATATGTCGTTCCTTCGGAACTCTTGAACGTGTCGTATGATTTTTTCAACGGATCGAAATCCGTTGCTATAGATATGTCGTTCCTACGGAACTCTTGAACGTGTCGTATGATTTTTTCAACGGATTGAAATCCATTGCTATAAATATGCCGTTCCTTCGGAACTCTTGAACGTGTCGTGTATTTTTTCAACGGATTGAAAACCATTGCTATAAATATGTCGTTCCTTCGGAACTCTTGAACGTGTTGTATGATTTTTTCAACGGATCGAAATCCATTGCTGTAAATAGGTCGTTCCTTCGGAACTCTTAAACACAACTCGCAACTCATAACCCATAATTCATAACTCATAACTTCCTACTTATTATCCGTCTTTCAAAAGTAAATTCTGCTCCTTTCTTAACCTTTCAACTAATGAATTAAGATAGGTTTTTGTTTTTAGAGGAAGTAAATTCCAGGTTGAATCTTTTTTAAAACTTCTGCAATAATCCAGATCGCATTCTACGGCACGAATTGCATATTTTTTGTTTTGATAGATCGTAATAATTTTAACGCGCCTTATCTCGTTGTATTCCGTTCTTGTACCGTAAACAATCACCGGATCGATAAGCCCGTCTCCATCAAGGTCGGTAGTACTGCAGTATTTTGTCCAAAAAGAGATAGTAGTTTCTTTAGGATCACTGTCTTCTAGTAAATCATTAATCCTCCATTTTTCAAGAAAACCGCCATGATCATTCAGCGTATAAATGGCCTGTATCTTCGTGTTTAAGGTGTCTTTTTTTGAAATCGTTTTTTGATTTTCGCAGAGAAGTAATTCATACACACCGCTTTTATCAGAACACTCGACTGCTTTGTAGATTGGAAATTCCGAAACACCATCAAGTTCTCTTTGAGCGATTTCTTTTTGGGTGAGTTTATGACTTTCTGTTTTTTGTGCAAAACCAAATGTGGTATAAAAAAAGATGCAGAATAAAATAGAGCTTTTCATAAATAGTGTGATGTTTTATAGAACCAAAGATATTTAAAAGCTTTTGAGATCAGATCAATTTATATTTTTTAAAAAGCATATTTTGTTGTATTTTTCGAATCTGAAAGTATTGGTAAATCGATTTAGTAGAGTGCCAAATGCTGTTTTTAAGTAAAAAGTAATGATTAAAAGAAAACTAATGAATAGAATAAATTGTAAAAATTTTGTTTTTGGATTATCCTTTTTAATATTCGGTTATACCGCTAATGCTCAGAAAAAAACAATTGAGAAACGAGATTTGATTCAGTATGTTGATCCTATGATTGGTACCGCCAAAATGGGCCATACCTATCCGGGAGCAACAGTTCCGTTTGGAAGTGTACAGCTAAGTCCTGAAACCGATACAATTGCCTACAGTACAAATGGAAAATACAATGGAGAGGTTTACAAGTATTGTGCCGGATATCAATACGAAGATAAAACGATTGTAGGTTTTAGTCATACGCATTTTAGCGGAACTGGACATTCTGATTTGGGCGACTTTTTAATTATGCCTACAACCGGAAAGCTACAGCTAAATCCCGGTGTTGCTTCAAAACCATTGTCCGGTTATCGATCGGCATTTTCTCATACTACCGAAAAAGCAGAGCCCGCTTACTACAGTGTACTTTTGGAAGATCATAAGATCAAAGCCGAACTTACGGCGACAACCCGCGTAGGAATGCATCAATATACCTTTCCAAAATCCGAGGATGCACATATCATTTTAGATTTGACTTCGGGAATTTACAATTACGATAAAAAGAATGTATGGACTTTTGTTCGGGTAGAAAACGATACTTTGATTACCGGATATCGTCAGACCAACGGCTGGGCACGAACCAGAACCGTATATTTTGCGATGAGTTTTAGTAAACCTATTAAAAATTACGGACAGGCTCCAGTGGAGAAAAGTGTGTACAGAGGCTTTTGGGGAAGATTTGATCAAACCAAAAACTTTCCTGAAATGGCGGGTCAGAATTTAAAATTGTTCTTTGATTTTGACACGGAAGAAGGAGAGAAAATTAAAATCAAAATGGCTCTGTCTCCTGTGAGTTCTGCCGGGGCAGTTGAGAACATGAAAAAAGAAGTTCCGGGTTGGGATTTCGAAAAAGTAAAAAAACAAAGCCAGGAAGTCTGGAATAACGAGTTGAACAAAATTCAGGTAGAAACCCTTCAGAAAGAAGATTTAGTGAATTTTTATACTGCCATGTACCATGCCTTTTTAGGCCCTACAGAATACATCGATTTAGACGGGAACTACAAAGGTTTGGATATGAACGTACATAAAGCCGAAAACTTTAAAAATTATACCAGTTACTCCTTATGGGATACTTATCGCGCTTTGCATCCATTATTCAATATAGTACAGCCTTCCCGAAATTCGGATATGATCAGTTCTATGTTGGCGCACTCCGATCAGAGTGTGCACAAGATGCTGCCAATTTGGTCGCATTATGCCAATGAAAACTGGTGCATGATCGGGTATCATTCCGTTTCTGTAATTGCCGATGCCATTGTAAAAGGCAATATCAATTTCGATCCTGAAAAAGCACTTGAAGCTTGTGTGAAAACAGCAAAAGTGTCTTATTATGACGGATTGGAATATTATATGACAAAAGGTTATGTTCCGGAAGATAAAAATGGTGCTTCGGTTTCAAAAACACTCGAATATGCTTATGATGACTGGGCGATTGCACAGGCTGCAAAGAAATTAGGTAAAACGGAAATCTATAATGAATTTATCTCAAGATCTAAAAATTATAAAAACGTTTACGATGCGCAAACGGGGTTCATGCGTCCGAAGTTAAACGACGGAACTTTCAAGAAAGAATTTGATCCGTTAGATACACATGGTCAGGGGTTCATTGAAGGAAATTCTTGGAACTACAGTTTGTATGTTCCGCAGGATCCTGCTGATATGATTCAAATGATGGGAGGAAATGAAAAATTTAAAGTTCGATTGGATTCCTTATTCAACATGCATTTGCCGGATAAATATTTTGAAAACACGGAAGACATCACCAGAGATGGAATCATTGGGAATTATGTTCATGGAAACGAACCTTCACACCATGTCGTTTATTTATACAACTGGACCAATTCACCGTGGAAAGCTCAGGACAAAATTAGAATGATCCTGAAAAAAATGTACCGAAACGGAGCTGACGGTTTAGGAGGAAATGATGATTTTGGACAAATGAGTGCCTGGTATATTTTTAGCAGTTTAGGTTTTTACCCTGTAGCACCGGGTTCTGACGAATATGCATTAGGAAGCCCGTTAGTGAAAAAGGCTACTTTTAATTTGGAAAGCGGAAAGAAATTCGAAGTAGAAACCATCAATCAATCCGATAAAAATGTGTTTGTGAGCAAGGTAATTTTGAATGGAAAACAATTAGATAAGCCTTTTCTGAAACATGCTGATGTGGTAAACGGAGGCAAGATCACATTTTATATGAGCGCTAAACCGAATAAGAGTTATTAGTTATTAGTTATGAGTTGTATTGATTAACATTGTCTGGCTGAGCGAAGTCGAAGCCAACATCGTCTGGCTGAGCGAAGTCGCAGCCTGACGTCCAAAAAAAAGAACTTAAAAAAGTGTAAGGTTTAAATTTGAGAAAATTTGTGTAATTAATAGCGAAACAACAAAAAACTTCCCGAAATTTGCACTTTAAATAAAAGTAAACATGAAGATAAATCTAAAATCAGGAATTGAAAAATTGCTTTTCGGAATGAAGCAGAACGATGTTACAGCTGCTTTAGGAAAGCCTGATAAAAATTATAAAGATGAAGATGACAATGTGATTTTTGTATACAATGCACAAAAGATCAGATTGACGTTTTATCAGGAAGAAGACTTGAAATTAGGTTATTTAGTAGCTTCAAGCAGCGATTTGGAAGTTTTTGGATTCAAATTAATCGGAAGAAAAATTGCTGATGTAAAGAAAGATTTAGCAACAAAAGGAATTACAAAATACAATCAGGAAACTTTTGATACTTTCGAGAATTACTTTAATGAAGACAACTGGTTCATCCTTCAAACAGAATTTGACGAAGTAGTGAAGTTTGAAGTCGGTGCGATCATTAACGATAAAGACGAATTTGACTGGAAATTTCCAGTAAAGAAGAAGTAATTAAAAAGATTTATAACCTAAAGGGCAAACAGGTGTCACACTGAGCGATGTTACCGTTTTAGTCTGTTAGATCAAATAATAATTATAAAAAAAACCGACAATCTCTTGTCGGTTTTTTTTGTGTTTGAGTCGAAAAGAACTATCCTTTCAACCATGCATTTTTTAGTTTTTCTTTGGAAGCGTCTGTTGCTTTAAAAGTCTCTTTTTCTTCAAACGGAATTTTTACAGTTCCTTTGATCGTTTGCTCAACACCGGCACGTTTTATTTTTATCGTAATTGGATCATTTTCCTTCCAGTTATCACTTTCACCAATCAAATCATAAATGTTGTCGAAATTGTATGCTTTATCGTTTACGGTAAGAATGATATCGCCTCCTTTAAGATTTAAATTAGTAAAAAACACATTCAAGTCGATATTAGAACGAACATTGATGGCTTTGGTAGCTTTGTCAACTCCAATATAAGGTGCTTGACCTTTAATGAAAACTGGTGCCGGAGCTTTTTCAGAAGCTTTGGCCACGCCAACTTTTGCTAAATAAAAGTCATATGGAATAGGAGTGGTTCCTGCCACATATTTGTTTAAGAATTCACCAACCTCAGGATAAGTCAATTCAGTTACTTTAGCAAAAAGTTCGTTGTCGTTAAATGGTTTTTCAATACCATATTCATTCGATAATTTGTGCATTAAATCCAGAATTCCTCTTTCTCCATTGCTTTTTTCTCTGATGATGATGTCAATACACATTCCAATTAAAGCTCCTTTTTGATATACATTTAAGTATTGATCTTTATATGGCTGATCCAGTACATTTTTACTCATTACGGTAAATGACATGGTATCGTTTAA
It includes:
- a CDS encoding M949_RS01915 family surface polysaccharide biosynthesis protein, whose translation is MKSSILFCIFFYTTFGFAQKTESHKLTQKEIAQRELDGVSEFPIYKAVECSDKSGVYELLLCENQKTISKKDTLNTKIQAIYTLNDHGGFLEKWRINDLLEDSDPKETTISFWTKYCSTTDLDGDGLIDPVIVYGTRTEYNEIRRVKIITIYQNKKYAIRAVECDLDYCRSFKKDSTWNLLPLKTKTYLNSLVERLRKEQNLLLKDG
- a CDS encoding CsgG/HfaB family protein; translated protein: MNKTLLFLLLITCLLSGCGAYFNQPVGVQKAVFGENTSATEYLVDMPKPKEQIVVGVYKFKDQTGQYKATEVGSTFSTAVTQGATSILIKALQDSKWFVPIERENLGNLLNERNIIRSTRQEYEAKKEGGEAVLTPLLFAGVLLEGGIISYDTNIITGGFGARYFGAGGSTRYRQDRVTVYLRLVSTSNGKILNTVYVSKTILSQSIDASLFRYVNLNRLLEVETGFTRNEPIQLAVTEAIEKAVEGLIVQGIKDKLWEVNAPQNQIDAFVSAYDAEKSEADLAQLYDRNLEDKRGLFGIEVSGGTAIIQGDYKSPEPAPMTRGAVKYFFTPAFNISASANAFKIANKGRDKLGYISTDLNLEFIILPHDILTPFVFGGYGFEFNKKYKNFHSKVQFGGGLEYMATSSLGVKLFAEYNMTFSDNVDYIVRGKRDDYYWRLGLGLTYYFPKSTNHKKR
- a CDS encoding GNAT family N-acetyltransferase; translated protein: MTTSNFNFSDTIILEDDSVLLRPLQESDADNLLEISVNEPETWKYSLVGADGKENLINYIQLAVKGRENQKEFPFIVFDKKTQKYAGSTRFYDMNLEYKSLQLGYTWYGSAFRGTGLNKHCKFLLLQFAFETLGVERVEFRADNNNERSIAAMKSIGCKVEGVLRSHMPTANSDIRRDSIVLSILQNEWFDEVKENLKRKL
- a CDS encoding AIR synthase related protein; protein product: MSSDSSKRYAQRGVSASKEDVHNAIKNIDKGLFPQAFCKIVPDYLTQDQEHCLIMHADGAGTKSSLAYMYWKETGDISVWKGIAQDALIMNIDDLLCVGATDNILLSSTIGRNKNLIPAEVISAIINGTEELINELKSFGVTIHSTGGETADVGDVVRTIIVDSTVTARMKRSDVVDNANIKAGDVIVGLASFGQATYEKSYNGGMGSNGLTSARHDVFGKYLAAKYPESYDAAVPEELIYSGQVNLTDAVENSPINAGQLVLSPTRTYAPIIKKILDTYTPADIHGIVHCSGGAQTKILHFVQNLHIIKDNLFPVPPLFQLIQEQSKTDWKEMYQVFNCGHRMELYVPENIVQDIIAISKSFNVDAQIVGRVEAADTKKLTITSEYGTFEY
- a CDS encoding carboxypeptidase regulatory-like domain-containing protein is translated as MKIGLKILICFMLLVSCSEDQIDETGTGAVKGRVVDARTYEGIENARVSSSPTTSTVFTDKDGYFEINNITMGKYSFQAQKDGFTARFEPATVEKDITVQIIFELQVSTANNKPPDVPILTAPTDNATGQSLTLDLTWTAKDPESDPMTYTVTVKNGTTDETKTYANLKDTKLNISGLSFSTKYYWQVTADDGINKPVNSVTNSFTTLAFPNPRYLYVKKVKNNNVIYTADEAGNELQLSSAEVNSYRPRKNLSINRIAYISSDGSLNQIFTMNPDGTDVKKITNFIPIAGFNMEYVNYCWSTNGRQIIYPNFDRLYRIDSDGSGLIQLFKTPNGKFISECEWSQDGSQIVLKVNDMSGYNVEIYVINTAGDVLYQVLSGVTGGASGLSISVDNSKIAYTRDISGFENSTYRRLDSRIFIYTAADNTSTELASQKPNGFNDLDVKFSPNEAELIYVNTSNDGLSANTIQKVTISSSNSNGSRTTLFQNASMPDWR
- a CDS encoding GH92 family glycosyl hydrolase → MNRINCKNFVFGLSFLIFGYTANAQKKTIEKRDLIQYVDPMIGTAKMGHTYPGATVPFGSVQLSPETDTIAYSTNGKYNGEVYKYCAGYQYEDKTIVGFSHTHFSGTGHSDLGDFLIMPTTGKLQLNPGVASKPLSGYRSAFSHTTEKAEPAYYSVLLEDHKIKAELTATTRVGMHQYTFPKSEDAHIILDLTSGIYNYDKKNVWTFVRVENDTLITGYRQTNGWARTRTVYFAMSFSKPIKNYGQAPVEKSVYRGFWGRFDQTKNFPEMAGQNLKLFFDFDTEEGEKIKIKMALSPVSSAGAVENMKKEVPGWDFEKVKKQSQEVWNNELNKIQVETLQKEDLVNFYTAMYHAFLGPTEYIDLDGNYKGLDMNVHKAENFKNYTSYSLWDTYRALHPLFNIVQPSRNSDMISSMLAHSDQSVHKMLPIWSHYANENWCMIGYHSVSVIADAIVKGNINFDPEKALEACVKTAKVSYYDGLEYYMTKGYVPEDKNGASVSKTLEYAYDDWAIAQAAKKLGKTEIYNEFISRSKNYKNVYDAQTGFMRPKLNDGTFKKEFDPLDTHGQGFIEGNSWNYSLYVPQDPADMIQMMGGNEKFKVRLDSLFNMHLPDKYFENTEDITRDGIIGNYVHGNEPSHHVVYLYNWTNSPWKAQDKIRMILKKMYRNGADGLGGNDDFGQMSAWYIFSSLGFYPVAPGSDEYALGSPLVKKATFNLESGKKFEVETINQSDKNVFVSKVILNGKQLDKPFLKHADVVNGGKITFYMSAKPNKSY